A window of Anaerobaca lacustris contains these coding sequences:
- a CDS encoding DUF488 domain-containing protein: protein MKLYTVGYGGRTPEEFLRLLADGGIRAVVDVRLRPDRSSMATYVKAKDPHKGIEGWLSRAGVQYFSFIELGNLFLEFDHWQSRYRNLMERAGDLLTQRLRKVPPPFCLMCAEKSADRCHRAIIASYLAERGYEAEHLE, encoded by the coding sequence ATGAAACTGTACACCGTTGGCTACGGCGGCCGAACCCCGGAAGAGTTCCTGAGGTTGCTTGCAGACGGAGGCATCCGCGCTGTGGTTGATGTTCGTCTCCGCCCCGACCGCTCCAGTATGGCCACGTACGTGAAGGCGAAGGACCCGCACAAGGGCATCGAGGGCTGGCTGAGCCGAGCCGGTGTTCAGTACTTCTCCTTTATCGAGCTGGGCAACCTGTTCCTGGAGTTCGACCATTGGCAGAGCCGTTACCGGAATCTGATGGAGCGGGCCGGAGATCTTCTCACACAACGCCTGCGCAAGGTCCCGCCGCCCTTCTGTCTGATGTGCGCCGAGAAGTCTGCCGACCGGTGCCACCGAGCCATCATCGCCTCGTATCTTGCGGAAAGAGGCTACGAGGCGGAGCACCTTGAATGA